One region of Streptomyces rishiriensis genomic DNA includes:
- a CDS encoding type VI secretion protein, whose product MRPGDEQRRDSSGHVQGGIPDGLLVGILAFLLGMTLLVWTATGLAALFAHGSWPAGVTFTRTPLAMRHLIAQPHDIPGAWPEAEAADFSGYGLFWGLFIGQVMILLVLTVFVMGTLARWRAVRATKGADPAPTSVEETVPPPTPHEVPTQRAETDPTTDTEPPAPSPPQPLQPTQSLQPTQLAQPTPAAPHASQSPSPRSRQPQPSPTAAAALFPAVPGERAAGWEAQRFEGAAHYAPAATRHATAIQAIRDAEGPALILTSSPTLWQETKDARAKLGPVHLYDPGHLCDTPARLHWSPTTGCEDKQTAISRAVALLAPVRPTSRLDQAVSDTAETLLRSYLHAAAIDGRTIRHVHRWSQGTGVQEAVRTLRTNPKAAPGAAGELEAALTAHPERRDIAQELTSRALSALSTVNIREACTPNRTDALALDSFVDEGGSLYVLGESIEDPRTDPGAMPLLTALVSSVVERGRRMAERSSSGRLDPPMSLVLDDVAAVAPIPQLPDLLTTGTDRGLPTLALLRSREQARSRWPHAELPV is encoded by the coding sequence ATGAGACCGGGAGACGAGCAGCGCCGCGACAGCTCCGGCCACGTCCAGGGAGGCATCCCGGACGGCCTGCTGGTCGGCATACTCGCGTTCCTGCTCGGCATGACCCTGCTGGTCTGGACGGCGACCGGCCTGGCGGCCCTCTTCGCCCACGGCTCCTGGCCCGCGGGCGTGACCTTCACCCGCACCCCGCTGGCCATGCGGCACCTCATCGCGCAGCCCCACGACATCCCCGGCGCCTGGCCTGAGGCGGAGGCGGCGGACTTCTCGGGCTACGGGCTGTTCTGGGGCCTGTTCATCGGCCAGGTGATGATCCTGCTCGTGCTCACGGTGTTCGTGATGGGGACACTCGCCCGGTGGCGGGCGGTACGAGCGACAAAGGGCGCGGACCCGGCACCGACATCCGTCGAGGAAACCGTGCCGCCCCCGACCCCTCACGAGGTACCGACCCAACGGGCCGAGACCGACCCCACGACGGACACCGAGCCGCCGGCCCCCAGCCCGCCCCAGCCCCTCCAGCCGACGCAGTCCCTCCAGCCGACGCAGCTTGCTCAGCCGACGCCGGCCGCGCCGCATGCCTCGCAGTCACCGTCCCCCCGGTCGCGGCAGCCCCAGCCCTCTCCAACCGCGGCCGCCGCCCTGTTCCCGGCCGTCCCAGGGGAACGGGCCGCCGGGTGGGAAGCCCAGCGCTTCGAGGGCGCGGCACACTACGCCCCGGCGGCAACCCGCCACGCGACCGCGATCCAGGCCATCCGGGACGCCGAGGGGCCCGCCCTCATCCTGACCTCCAGCCCCACCCTCTGGCAGGAGACCAAGGACGCGAGAGCCAAACTCGGCCCGGTCCACCTGTACGACCCCGGCCACCTCTGCGACACCCCTGCCCGCCTCCACTGGTCCCCCACCACAGGCTGCGAGGACAAACAGACCGCGATCTCGCGCGCCGTGGCACTCCTCGCGCCCGTGCGCCCCACCTCGCGGCTCGACCAGGCGGTCAGCGACACCGCCGAAACCCTCCTGCGCAGCTACCTGCACGCCGCGGCGATCGACGGCCGCACCATCCGTCACGTCCACCGCTGGTCCCAGGGCACCGGTGTCCAGGAAGCCGTCCGCACCCTGCGGACCAACCCCAAGGCCGCCCCGGGCGCGGCAGGCGAACTCGAAGCCGCCCTCACCGCACACCCCGAACGCCGCGACATCGCCCAGGAACTGACTTCCCGTGCCCTCTCCGCCCTGTCCACGGTGAACATCCGCGAGGCGTGCACTCCCAACCGAACTGACGCCCTCGCCTTGGATTCCTTCGTGGACGAAGGGGGAAGTCTCTATGTGCTCGGTGAATCAATCGAGGACCCCAGGACCGATCCCGGCGCGATGCCGCTCCTGACAGCCCTCGTCTCCAGCGTGGTCGAGCGCGGCCGGCGCATGGCCGAACGGTCATCCTCCGGTCGCCTCGACCCACCAATGTCCCTGGTCCTCGACGATGTGGCGGCCGTGGCCCCCATCCCCCAGCTCCCGGACCTGCTGACCACCGGCACCGACCGCGGCCTGCCCACCCTGGCCCTGCTCCGCTCCCGCGAACAGGCCCGCAGCCGCTGGCCCCACGCCGAACTACCGGTGTGA
- a CDS encoding GNAT family N-acetyltransferase yields MNYVIRSVRADEWRAVRALRLAALRDPVAHLAFLETYEEAEAKPDSFWKERTAGAAEGSEGAQQIIAEGPDGEWVGTLTVLWEEAGTADWAGLPVERRQGHVVGVFVRPESRGIGLTEVLFDAGLEWAWARGAERVRLIVHEDNGRAQAFYRRAGFVPSGVVVQLAGDPDARELEFVVEPGQGEVSGRG; encoded by the coding sequence ATGAACTACGTTATTCGGTCTGTTCGTGCCGATGAATGGCGCGCGGTGAGGGCCCTGCGGCTGGCGGCGTTGCGTGATCCGGTCGCCCATCTGGCCTTCCTGGAGACGTACGAGGAGGCCGAGGCGAAGCCCGACTCCTTCTGGAAGGAGCGGACGGCGGGGGCCGCCGAAGGTTCGGAAGGGGCGCAGCAGATCATCGCGGAGGGGCCCGACGGGGAGTGGGTCGGGACGCTGACCGTGCTGTGGGAGGAGGCCGGCACGGCCGACTGGGCCGGGCTGCCGGTGGAGCGGCGGCAGGGGCATGTGGTCGGGGTGTTCGTGCGGCCGGAGTCCCGGGGGATAGGGCTGACCGAGGTGCTGTTCGACGCCGGCCTCGAGTGGGCGTGGGCGCGTGGTGCGGAGCGGGTACGGCTGATCGTGCACGAGGACAACGGTCGGGCGCAGGCCTTCTATCGCAGGGCGGGCTTTGTGCCGAGCGGGGTGGTCGTACAGCTGGCGGGGGATCCGGACGCACGGGAGCTCGAGTTCGTGGTCGAGCCCGGCCAAGGAGAGGTGTCCGGGAGGGGTTAG
- a CDS encoding MarR family winged helix-turn-helix transcriptional regulator, which yields MGDTPGTVGTGSGGEPTLEEQIAAYQREFQDLDPQVEKIVSALSRLNRRMNVAYGRQTADLGISNAEWEVLKALVLSGAPYRLGPSDLAKRLGLTPAAMTHRIDRMLAEGLVTRERDESNRVRVIVELTPEGREKWLEAMRMATVFEEDLLQDLSADERTVLGEVLTRLLRRVEHAQPDAGGRLSDLD from the coding sequence ATGGGCGACACCCCCGGCACGGTCGGCACCGGCAGCGGCGGCGAGCCGACCCTCGAAGAGCAGATCGCGGCGTACCAGCGCGAATTCCAGGACCTCGACCCCCAGGTCGAGAAGATCGTCTCGGCGCTCTCCCGTCTCAACCGCCGGATGAACGTCGCCTACGGCCGTCAGACCGCGGACCTCGGCATCAGCAACGCCGAGTGGGAGGTCCTCAAGGCCCTGGTCCTCTCCGGGGCCCCGTATCGCCTGGGACCCAGCGATCTGGCCAAGCGCCTCGGCCTGACGCCGGCCGCGATGACCCACCGCATCGACCGCATGCTGGCCGAAGGACTGGTGACCCGTGAGCGCGACGAGTCCAACCGTGTACGCGTGATCGTCGAGCTGACGCCCGAGGGCCGCGAGAAGTGGCTGGAGGCGATGCGCATGGCGACGGTCTTCGAGGAGGATCTTCTCCAGGACCTCTCCGCGGACGAGCGGACGGTCCTGGGCGAGGTCCTGACCAGACTCCTGCGCCGGGTGGAGCACGCCCAGCCGGACGCCGGCGGCCGGCTCAGCGACCTCGACTGA
- a CDS encoding MFS transporter: protein MRRIHVGNALSAFGLGFTVPYLYVYVAQVRGLGAMTAGLVLAVFAVAALIVLPFAGRAIVRRGPLPVLLAALVTAALGALSLGLAGDATAVLAAAAALGAGQAVMQPALATMIVDCSTSETRSRAFATQFFLQNLGLGVGGLIGGHLVDTSRVSSFTLLFAIEAAMFLLLAVVMSTVRLPHAPQVGDAPQSAGGSWKRLLGNRAMVQLCVLGFVLFFACYGQFESGLSAYGVEAAGISTSALGTALAANTAMIVVAQFAVLKFVERQKRSRVIAVVGLIWAVAWVVAGYAGLGHGSREMATAAFVSTYALFGLGEAMLSPTVAPLVADLAPAGLAGQYNSAFALVKQLALAVGPAVGGPMGASLHAPYIVTFLLFSLGITYLALRLGRQLTAVQDQPWLARKRVVARGGAVAEPVAAEA, encoded by the coding sequence ATGCGCCGGATCCACGTGGGCAACGCGCTCAGCGCGTTCGGGCTCGGCTTCACCGTCCCCTACCTGTACGTCTATGTGGCGCAGGTGCGGGGGCTGGGTGCCATGACCGCGGGGCTGGTTCTCGCCGTCTTCGCCGTGGCCGCGCTGATCGTGCTGCCGTTCGCCGGCAGGGCGATCGTGCGGCGCGGTCCACTGCCGGTCCTGCTCGCCGCCCTGGTGACCGCCGCGCTGGGCGCTTTGAGCCTCGGGCTCGCCGGTGACGCCACCGCCGTACTGGCCGCCGCGGCCGCGCTCGGCGCCGGGCAGGCCGTCATGCAGCCGGCGCTGGCGACGATGATCGTGGACTGCTCGACCTCGGAGACCCGGTCACGGGCGTTCGCGACGCAGTTCTTCCTGCAGAACCTAGGGCTCGGGGTGGGTGGGCTGATCGGCGGGCATCTCGTCGACACCTCGCGCGTGTCCTCCTTCACGCTGCTGTTCGCCATCGAGGCGGCGATGTTCCTGCTGCTGGCGGTCGTGATGTCGACCGTACGGCTGCCGCACGCTCCGCAGGTCGGGGACGCCCCGCAGTCCGCGGGGGGCAGCTGGAAGCGGTTGCTGGGCAACCGGGCCATGGTGCAGCTGTGTGTGCTGGGCTTCGTGCTGTTCTTCGCCTGTTACGGACAGTTCGAGTCGGGGCTGAGCGCGTACGGGGTCGAGGCCGCCGGGATCTCGACGTCCGCGCTCGGGACCGCGCTCGCCGCCAACACCGCGATGATCGTGGTCGCGCAGTTCGCCGTGCTGAAGTTCGTCGAGCGGCAGAAGCGGTCCCGGGTGATCGCGGTCGTGGGGCTGATCTGGGCCGTCGCGTGGGTCGTCGCTGGGTACGCGGGGCTCGGCCACGGCAGTCGCGAGATGGCGACGGCCGCGTTCGTGTCGACGTACGCGCTGTTCGGGCTGGGTGAGGCGATGCTGTCGCCGACGGTCGCGCCGCTGGTGGCCGACCTGGCGCCGGCCGGCCTGGCGGGGCAGTACAACTCGGCGTTCGCCCTGGTGAAGCAGCTCGCGCTGGCCGTCGGGCCGGCGGTGGGCGGGCCGATGGGGGCGTCGTTGCACGCGCCGTACATCGTGACGTTCCTGCTGTTCTCGCTGGGGATCACCTATCTGGCGCTGCGGCTGGGGCGGCAGCTGACCGCCGTCCAGGATCAGCCGTGGCTGGCGCGGAAGCGGGTGGTCGCGCGAGGTGGCGCGGTGGCGGAGCCGGTGGCCGCCGAGGCGTGA
- a CDS encoding ATP-binding SpoIIE family protein phosphatase, translating into MNFTRWSARLPGTQRRAAARADHPVTTTDRRSEGSVPAARAERLTDEPPPVPAVDELPVREVLDRVPALVALVHGADHRLAYVNDAYAAAFGARPCGEPAAKALPELRDLGLMPLLDQALRSGKPRTLKSRKAPDGRSYTFTCTPAAENNGKGTVLIFATDVTDHAEAAERLRTSERRQRETAVTLQRSLLPQELEEPDDLRIAATYQPGGTEAAVGGDWYDVITLGGGRTALVIGDVMGRGVRAAAVMGQLRTAVRAYARLDLPPHEILQLLDGLATEIDANQIATCVYAIHDPNEGRLVYASAGHLPILVRDDSGTVLRADEPTGPPLGTGGWMHASGSIPLGPGSTAVLYTDGLVERRDEDLDEGIASLERALSGATGTPQVVCDRLVRSAGVTADHDDDVAVLVLQHPARTGPDGELFRNAALELLGGVEAAPRARAFASGVLTSWRFPPDLHDLGVLAASELVANSLQHGTPPMRLRLRRTDRRLIIEVTDGDDHLPRRRRAEPGDESGRGIAIVATIASQWGSRRTPGGGKAVWCEFVLPKPAD; encoded by the coding sequence GTGAACTTCACGCGCTGGAGCGCCCGGCTCCCCGGAACGCAGCGCCGCGCCGCCGCGCGAGCCGACCACCCGGTCACCACGACGGACCGGCGGAGCGAGGGCTCCGTACCCGCGGCCCGCGCCGAACGGCTCACCGACGAGCCGCCCCCGGTGCCCGCCGTCGACGAGCTCCCGGTCCGTGAGGTCCTCGACCGCGTCCCGGCTCTCGTCGCGCTCGTCCACGGCGCCGACCACCGCCTCGCCTACGTCAACGACGCCTACGCGGCGGCCTTCGGCGCACGCCCCTGCGGCGAACCCGCCGCCAAGGCCCTGCCCGAACTCCGCGATCTCGGCCTCATGCCCCTCCTCGACCAGGCCCTGCGCAGCGGCAAGCCCCGCACGCTGAAGTCCCGCAAGGCCCCCGACGGCCGCTCCTACACCTTCACCTGCACCCCGGCCGCCGAGAACAACGGCAAGGGCACCGTCCTGATCTTCGCCACCGACGTCACCGACCACGCCGAGGCCGCCGAACGCCTCAGAACCAGTGAACGCCGCCAGCGCGAGACCGCCGTCACCCTCCAGCGCTCCCTCCTCCCCCAGGAACTCGAGGAGCCCGACGACCTGCGCATCGCCGCCACCTACCAGCCCGGCGGCACCGAGGCCGCGGTCGGCGGCGACTGGTACGACGTCATCACCCTCGGCGGCGGCCGCACCGCCCTCGTCATCGGCGACGTCATGGGCCGAGGCGTCCGCGCGGCAGCCGTCATGGGCCAGCTCCGCACGGCGGTCCGGGCGTACGCCCGCCTCGACCTGCCCCCGCACGAGATCCTCCAGCTCCTCGACGGCCTCGCCACCGAGATCGACGCCAACCAGATCGCCACGTGCGTGTACGCCATCCACGACCCCAACGAGGGCCGGCTGGTCTACGCCTCCGCGGGCCACCTGCCCATCCTGGTCCGCGACGACAGCGGCACCGTCCTGCGCGCCGACGAACCCACCGGCCCGCCCCTGGGCACCGGCGGCTGGATGCACGCCTCCGGCTCGATCCCCCTCGGCCCCGGCTCGACGGCCGTCCTCTACACCGACGGCCTGGTCGAGCGCAGGGACGAAGACCTCGACGAAGGCATCGCCTCCCTGGAACGCGCCCTGTCCGGCGCGACCGGCACCCCCCAGGTCGTCTGCGACCGCCTGGTCCGCTCGGCCGGCGTCACCGCCGACCACGACGACGACGTCGCCGTCCTGGTCCTCCAGCACCCGGCCCGCACCGGCCCCGACGGCGAGCTCTTCCGCAACGCGGCCCTGGAGCTCCTCGGCGGCGTCGAGGCCGCCCCACGCGCGCGTGCCTTCGCCTCCGGCGTCCTGACCAGCTGGCGCTTCCCGCCCGACCTGCACGATCTCGGCGTCCTCGCCGCCAGCGAACTCGTCGCCAACTCCCTCCAGCACGGCACCCCGCCCATGCGGCTGCGCCTGCGCCGCACCGACCGCCGCCTGATCATCGAGGTCACCGACGGCGACGACCACCTCCCGCGCCGCCGCCGCGCCGAACCGGGCGACGAGTCCGGCCGAGGCATCGCCATCGTCGCCACGATCGCTTCCCAGTGGGGCAGCCGCCGCACACCGGGCGGCGGAAAGGCCGTGTGGTGCGAGTTCGTCCTGCCGAAGCCTGCGGACTGA
- a CDS encoding NAD(P)/FAD-dependent oxidoreductase, translating into MVKERARILVVGGGYVGMYTALRLQQKLKQELGRGEAEITVVTPDPYMTYQPFLPEAAAGSISPRHVVVPLRRVLPHCRVIVGEVTTVDHAKRSATLTTLATDEEGTGPQQLTYDELVLAPGSVSRTLPIPGLADHAIGFKTVEEAIGLRNHVIEQMDIASSTRDPAIRDAALTFVFVGGGYAGVEALGELEDMARYTTRYYHNVQPEDMKWILVEASDRILPEVGSDMGRYTVSELRRRNIDVRLETRLESCTDRIAVLSDGARFPTRTVVWTAGVKPHPLLAATGLPLTARGRLKCTPELTIEGATHAWAAGDAAAVPDVTADEPGTETAPNAQHAVRQAKVLGDNIVRSLRGEPLRPYSHKYVGSVASLGLHQGVAHVYGRKIKGYPAWFMHRAYHLSRVPTFNRKARVLAEWTLSGLFKREIVSLGSLEHPRAEFELAAGGKPSDESSGDPKGSS; encoded by the coding sequence ATGGTGAAGGAACGTGCGCGCATTCTCGTTGTCGGCGGCGGCTACGTCGGGATGTACACGGCCCTGCGGCTCCAGCAGAAGCTGAAACAGGAGCTCGGCCGGGGCGAGGCCGAGATCACGGTGGTCACACCCGACCCGTACATGACCTACCAGCCCTTCCTCCCCGAGGCCGCCGCGGGCTCCATCTCCCCGCGGCACGTCGTCGTGCCCCTGCGCCGCGTGCTGCCGCACTGCCGGGTCATCGTCGGTGAGGTCACCACCGTCGACCACGCCAAGCGCAGCGCGACCCTCACCACCCTCGCCACCGACGAGGAGGGCACCGGCCCCCAGCAGCTGACGTACGACGAACTGGTCCTCGCGCCCGGTTCCGTCTCCCGCACGCTGCCCATTCCCGGCCTGGCCGACCACGCCATCGGCTTCAAGACCGTCGAGGAGGCCATCGGGCTGCGCAACCACGTCATCGAACAGATGGACATCGCCTCCTCGACCCGCGACCCCGCGATCCGCGACGCCGCCCTCACCTTCGTCTTCGTCGGCGGCGGCTACGCGGGCGTGGAGGCGCTCGGCGAGCTGGAGGACATGGCCCGCTACACCACGCGGTACTACCACAACGTCCAGCCCGAGGACATGAAGTGGATCCTGGTCGAGGCATCCGACCGGATCCTGCCGGAGGTCGGCTCCGACATGGGCCGCTACACGGTCAGCGAACTGCGCCGCCGCAACATCGACGTACGGCTGGAAACCCGCCTGGAGTCCTGCACCGACCGCATCGCGGTCCTCAGCGACGGCGCCCGCTTCCCGACCCGCACGGTCGTGTGGACCGCGGGTGTGAAACCCCACCCGCTCCTCGCCGCCACCGGCCTCCCGCTGACCGCGCGAGGACGGCTGAAATGCACCCCCGAGCTGACCATCGAGGGCGCCACGCACGCGTGGGCGGCCGGAGACGCCGCCGCCGTCCCGGACGTGACGGCCGACGAGCCCGGCACGGAGACCGCCCCGAACGCCCAGCACGCCGTCCGGCAGGCCAAGGTCCTCGGCGACAACATCGTGCGCTCGCTGCGTGGTGAACCCCTCCGGCCGTACTCCCACAAGTACGTCGGCTCCGTCGCCTCGCTCGGCCTCCACCAGGGCGTCGCCCACGTCTACGGGCGCAAGATCAAGGGCTACCCGGCCTGGTTCATGCACCGGGCGTACCACCTCAGCCGCGTGCCCACCTTCAACCGCAAGGCACGCGTGCTCGCCGAATGGACCCTCTCGGGACTCTTCAAGCGGGAGATCGTTTCCCTGGGATCCCTCGAACATCCCCGCGCGGAGTTCGAACTCGCTGCCGGTGGAAAGCCTTCTGACGAGTCCTCCGGCGACCCGAAGGGGTCGTCCTGA
- a CDS encoding TetR/AcrR family transcriptional regulator: MHTHNSHWSSTSALSPGGAVGAAVGNGRGESARTAPLRVDAQRNLEHVLRAAREVFGELGYGAPMEDVARRARVGVGTVYRRFPSKDVLVRRIAEEETSRLTDQARAALGQEDEPWSALSRFLRTSVASGAGRLLPPQVLRVGVAEDGGEGAPADEARVPQQRTQPGGGELRLVAGDGTTAAVDDAGAAALLEVVGLLVERAREAGELRTDVSVSDVLLVIATAAPSLPDPAQQAAASARLLDILLEGLRSRPSS, translated from the coding sequence ATGCACACTCACAACTCGCATTGGTCGTCCACGTCAGCCCTTTCACCAGGCGGCGCGGTCGGTGCGGCGGTCGGCAACGGACGCGGAGAGAGCGCGCGGACGGCACCGCTGCGTGTGGACGCACAGCGCAATCTGGAGCACGTACTACGGGCGGCGCGCGAAGTCTTCGGCGAGCTGGGTTACGGCGCGCCGATGGAGGACGTGGCCCGGCGCGCTCGGGTCGGGGTCGGCACGGTGTACCGGCGCTTCCCGAGCAAGGACGTCCTGGTGCGGCGGATCGCCGAGGAGGAGACGTCCCGGCTGACCGATCAGGCGCGGGCGGCGCTCGGCCAGGAGGACGAACCGTGGTCGGCGCTGTCGCGCTTCCTGCGGACGTCCGTGGCGTCCGGCGCCGGGCGGCTGCTGCCGCCGCAGGTGCTGCGGGTCGGTGTCGCGGAGGACGGCGGCGAGGGTGCGCCGGCCGACGAGGCGCGGGTGCCGCAGCAGCGGACCCAGCCGGGCGGCGGCGAACTGCGCCTCGTCGCGGGCGACGGCACGACGGCCGCTGTCGACGACGCCGGAGCGGCGGCGCTGCTCGAGGTCGTGGGGCTGCTGGTGGAACGGGCGCGGGAGGCGGGCGAGCTGCGCACCGATGTGTCCGTGTCGGATGTGCTGCTGGTCATCGCGACGGCGGCGCCCTCGCTGCCGGATCCGGCTCAGCAGGCGGCGGCTTCGGCGCGGCTGCTGGACATCCTGCTGGAGGGTCTGCGGTCACGTCCCTCTTCGTGA
- a CDS encoding sigma-70 family RNA polymerase sigma factor, which translates to MSGDGGDDALGPSGDGDTGAEGLTSPQVPSQGGRASGPRGRPGDPVARPPARPLLGDPSEGSVPAQRERRAEVVLPPRDLPPADTDLIGRMRSGDDTAYEELYRRHADAVRRYARTCCRDAHTADDLTAEVFARMLQAVRGGSGPEYAVRAYLLTCVRRVAAGWTRSAKREQLVDDFAVFAAQSARSSEAADDTASIGSFGAGLELGADVRAMHEAEQSMAMQAFRSLPERWQAVLWHTEVEDESPSEVAMLFGLDANGTRVLASRAREGLKQAYLQAHVSATLTSDEECAGYADQLGTYARRRLRTRAERGLRKHLEECVKCRLAALQIEEVASSIPAVVPVAVIGWFGAAGYAKAVALIAGGAGAGAAGAAGAAAAASGSSSGAGAGGGAVASEGLGAPVKAGIAAGVVAVAAAAVALALVGHGGPAKQPEARPPASAPAPVAQPEEPTPAPAPTKERGPEPAAIVPAAAPTPTRTPEPTPTPTSAPTPSPTPTPVPAPRPVPTPTPTPTPTTAPTPEPAPAVYALSGLPFDVSGDGAGPEIRLGGSSWVWQRYGLSIADRRYERGVTVHGDSSVTVDLNRACTSYDALVGVDDLTLKLGKVSFAVYADGRRVWASGVIRGGDPAVPVHVNLAGRTTVRLVVEPHSGLDSVALADWADSAFTCA; encoded by the coding sequence ATGAGTGGTGACGGTGGGGACGATGCGCTCGGTCCGTCCGGTGACGGTGACACGGGCGCCGAGGGCCTGACCTCACCGCAGGTACCGAGCCAGGGTGGACGCGCGAGCGGACCCCGGGGCCGCCCGGGCGATCCGGTGGCACGTCCGCCGGCCCGCCCGCTTCTCGGCGACCCGTCCGAGGGCAGCGTTCCGGCCCAGCGGGAGCGGCGCGCCGAGGTCGTCCTGCCGCCGCGGGACCTGCCGCCGGCCGACACCGACCTCATCGGCCGGATGCGCTCGGGCGACGACACGGCGTACGAGGAGCTGTACCGGCGTCACGCCGACGCCGTACGCCGCTACGCCCGCACCTGCTGCCGGGACGCGCACACCGCCGACGACCTGACCGCCGAGGTCTTCGCCCGCATGCTTCAGGCGGTACGCGGCGGCTCGGGGCCCGAGTACGCCGTCCGCGCCTACCTCCTCACCTGCGTCCGGCGGGTGGCCGCCGGCTGGACGCGGTCGGCGAAGCGGGAGCAACTGGTCGACGATTTCGCGGTGTTCGCCGCGCAGTCCGCCCGCTCCTCCGAAGCGGCCGACGACACCGCGTCCATCGGCTCCTTCGGAGCGGGCCTCGAGCTGGGCGCCGATGTGCGCGCGATGCACGAGGCCGAGCAGTCCATGGCCATGCAGGCCTTCCGCTCGCTGCCCGAGCGCTGGCAGGCGGTGCTGTGGCACACCGAGGTCGAGGACGAGTCGCCGAGCGAGGTCGCCATGCTCTTCGGCCTCGACGCCAACGGCACGCGCGTGCTCGCCAGCCGCGCTCGTGAGGGCCTCAAGCAGGCCTACCTGCAGGCCCATGTCAGCGCCACCCTCACCAGCGACGAGGAGTGCGCCGGTTACGCCGACCAGCTCGGCACGTATGCCCGTCGCAGGCTGCGCACCCGCGCCGAACGGGGGTTGCGCAAACATCTGGAGGAGTGCGTCAAGTGCCGGCTGGCCGCCCTCCAGATCGAGGAGGTCGCCAGCAGCATTCCCGCCGTCGTACCGGTCGCGGTCATCGGCTGGTTCGGCGCCGCCGGGTACGCCAAGGCGGTGGCGCTCATCGCCGGCGGTGCGGGAGCGGGGGCGGCGGGCGCCGCCGGTGCGGCCGCCGCGGCGAGCGGTTCGTCGAGCGGAGCGGGCGCGGGGGGCGGAGCGGTGGCCTCGGAGGGGCTGGGCGCCCCCGTGAAGGCCGGGATCGCGGCCGGTGTGGTCGCGGTGGCCGCCGCAGCGGTGGCCCTCGCGCTCGTCGGCCACGGCGGTCCCGCGAAGCAGCCCGAGGCGAGGCCCCCGGCCTCCGCACCGGCTCCGGTGGCACAGCCCGAGGAACCGACGCCCGCGCCGGCGCCCACGAAGGAGCGCGGGCCGGAGCCTGCGGCGATCGTCCCGGCGGCCGCTCCGACACCGACCCGCACCCCCGAGCCGACGCCCACGCCGACGTCGGCCCCCACGCCCAGCCCGACACCCACCCCCGTCCCGGCTCCGAGGCCCGTCCCGACCCCCACGCCGACGCCGACGCCCACCACGGCACCCACGCCCGAGCCCGCCCCGGCCGTGTACGCGCTGAGCGGGCTGCCCTTCGACGTCAGCGGTGACGGGGCCGGACCCGAGATCCGGCTCGGCGGCAGCAGCTGGGTGTGGCAGCGGTACGGGCTGTCCATCGCGGACCGGCGGTACGAGCGCGGGGTGACCGTGCACGGCGACTCCTCCGTCACCGTCGACCTCAACCGGGCGTGCACCTCCTACGACGCGCTCGTCGGCGTCGACGATCTGACGCTGAAGCTCGGCAAGGTCTCCTTCGCCGTCTACGCCGACGGGCGCCGGGTCTGGGCGTCCGGGGTGATCAGGGGCGGCGACCCGGCCGTGCCCGTCCATGTGAACCTCGCCGGCCGCACCACCGTGCGTCTGGTCGTCGAGCCGCACAGCGGCTTGGACTCGGTGGCGCTCGCGGACTGGGCGGACTCCGCGTTCACCTGCGCGTAG